From the Chryseobacterium viscerum genome, one window contains:
- a CDS encoding polysaccharide biosynthesis C-terminal domain-containing protein, with the protein MQLTIIKTFVSRFLILILSFGLVIYSTNMWGSEGKGTISIVVANAAAVSFFSSIFSGSSASYFASRFKIEKVLLYAYLWSLFTGLLIPFLFGLASIQGEYLFYLIGISVFSSLLSTNISLFIGTQDIRKFNVYTVLQQLVHIIFIGILVYLFGKKDVSVYFLAQIGCLGLLFLTSFFQIIKKCNISEISFSKEVARNMFEYGWKTQLSAFVQFLNYRLSFYFLEYFEGISSVGIFSIGVTFSEAIWTITRSIAVVLYSDVVNSKSREESVEKTKESLKLTFILMIGFILGIIIIPSQVYELIFGKEFRNTKEIMLLLSPGIFAIAVSDMVGHYFSGMRELRILNVKSIIGLVVTVVFSFIAIPRWGILGACLATTSSYLVSAFLLFRKFYSSTPFSLKDYTVSKEEIQLLKEKFLKK; encoded by the coding sequence ATGCAGCTTACTATTATTAAAACATTTGTCTCACGTTTTCTTATTCTGATCCTAAGTTTCGGGCTTGTGATCTATTCTACGAATATGTGGGGAAGTGAAGGTAAAGGAACCATTTCAATTGTGGTTGCCAATGCTGCAGCAGTAAGTTTTTTCAGCAGTATCTTTTCCGGAAGCAGTGCTTCTTATTTCGCTTCAAGGTTTAAAATAGAAAAAGTTTTATTGTATGCCTATTTGTGGTCACTTTTCACAGGACTTTTAATCCCGTTTTTATTTGGTCTAGCCTCTATTCAGGGCGAATATCTATTTTATCTTATCGGAATTTCCGTTTTTTCTTCACTTCTATCTACCAATATCAGTTTGTTTATTGGAACACAGGATATTAGGAAGTTTAATGTGTATACTGTCTTACAACAGCTGGTACATATTATCTTTATCGGAATATTGGTATATCTGTTTGGTAAAAAAGATGTTTCAGTATACTTTCTTGCACAGATTGGATGCCTGGGGCTTCTCTTTCTTACCAGCTTTTTTCAGATCATCAAAAAATGCAATATTTCTGAAATATCATTCAGTAAAGAGGTTGCCAGAAATATGTTTGAATATGGCTGGAAAACCCAGTTAAGTGCTTTTGTTCAGTTTCTGAACTATAGACTTTCCTTTTATTTCCTGGAATATTTTGAAGGGATCTCCAGTGTAGGGATCTTTTCGATAGGAGTAACTTTTTCTGAAGCTATATGGACAATTACCAGAAGTATTGCTGTAGTTTTATATTCAGATGTGGTGAATAGTAAAAGCAGGGAAGAGTCTGTAGAAAAAACCAAAGAATCTTTAAAGCTGACCTTTATTCTGATGATAGGTTTTATACTGGGAATAATCATTATCCCGTCTCAGGTTTATGAACTGATTTTCGGAAAAGAATTCAGGAATACAAAAGAAATCATGCTCCTCTTATCCCCGGGAATTTTTGCTATTGCTGTAAGTGATATGGTAGGACATTACTTCTCAGGAATGAGAGAGCTCAGGATTCTCAATGTAAAATCAATAATTGGACTTGTTGTTACGGTGGTATTTTCTTTCATTGCAATACCCAGATGGGGAATTTTGGGAGCCTGCCTTGCTACCACATCATCTTATTTGGTTTCAGCGTTCTTGCTGTTCCGGAAATTTTATAGTTCTACTCCGTTCAGTTTGAAAGATTATACAGTATCAAAAGAGGAAATTCAGCTTTTAAAAGAAAAGTTTTTGAAGAAATAA
- a CDS encoding glycosyltransferase, with product MPKVLFLTTSHSYNDDRIFYHQAKALRDNGYEVKICSLYAEYKGVIDGVEIESYAILEESIEKKIETFRKVCDHFKPQTIICSEPLAVAASKKFVKEYHAGCIYDVTEWYPSMSMLGRYRFPAKIFQAVKFSLIQWYAGFLSTHLIFGETTKKFPLAYFFYFKKQMILPYYPDPVYISENIKSLEPNTITLCYTGQISKDKGIENFFNAIDQLRQKAPALDISILIIGSTVQRNDELYFSTLLKKYSFDNIEIRKSTAFERFTEAFADADICFDLREINFENDHSLPIKLFYFMGAGKPVIYSNLKGIRKHLGSLSFGSLVDPQNADAISEVILNYVRNPELYRLHALNARKEFEGKYNWSMIKESFVDFVKRSIDK from the coding sequence ATGCCTAAAGTACTTTTTTTAACGACATCCCACAGCTATAATGATGACCGTATTTTTTATCATCAGGCAAAAGCTCTTAGAGATAATGGGTATGAAGTAAAAATATGCAGTTTATATGCAGAATATAAAGGTGTTATTGACGGAGTTGAAATAGAGTCCTATGCCATTCTGGAAGAAAGTATAGAAAAGAAAATAGAAACGTTCCGTAAGGTTTGTGATCATTTTAAACCCCAGACTATTATTTGTTCCGAACCTCTTGCTGTGGCGGCATCAAAGAAATTTGTAAAAGAATATCATGCAGGCTGTATCTATGATGTTACGGAATGGTATCCTTCTATGTCAATGCTTGGCAGGTACCGATTTCCGGCAAAAATCTTCCAGGCAGTTAAGTTTTCTCTTATTCAGTGGTATGCAGGATTTTTAAGCACTCATCTTATTTTTGGTGAAACTACCAAAAAGTTTCCTTTAGCATATTTTTTTTACTTTAAAAAACAGATGATTCTTCCTTATTATCCGGACCCTGTTTATATCAGTGAAAATATCAAAAGTCTTGAGCCTAATACTATCACTTTATGCTATACAGGTCAGATTTCTAAAGATAAAGGAATTGAAAACTTCTTTAATGCTATAGATCAGCTTCGCCAAAAAGCTCCTGCTCTTGATATCAGTATTCTGATTATCGGATCGACAGTACAGAGAAATGATGAACTCTATTTTTCAACATTACTAAAGAAATATTCTTTTGATAATATCGAGATCAGAAAATCTACGGCTTTTGAGCGGTTTACAGAAGCATTTGCAGATGCTGATATATGTTTTGATCTTCGGGAAATTAATTTTGAAAACGATCATTCACTGCCAATAAAATTGTTTTACTTTATGGGAGCAGGAAAGCCCGTGATCTATTCAAACCTGAAGGGAATCCGAAAACATTTGGGTTCGCTTTCATTTGGTAGTCTGGTAGATCCACAGAATGCTGATGCCATTTCAGAAGTTATCCTCAATTATGTAAGAAATCCGGAGCTGTATCGTTTGCATGCTCTCAATGCCCGGAAAGAATTTGAAGGAAAATATAACTGGAGTATGATAAAAGAGTCTTTTGTTGATTTTGTAAAAAGATCTATTGATAAATAA
- a CDS encoding (Fe-S)-binding protein, whose product MDFNIKTMAEYAAEGKAPEVLFWVGCAGSFDDRAKKITKAFCKILNKIGVEFAVLGQEESCTGDPAKRAGNEFVFQMMALTNIEVLNAYEVKKIVTACPHCFNTLKNEYPSLGGHFDVVHHTQFLKTLMEEGRLKIEGGAFKGKKITFHDPCYLGRANDEYEAPRILLEKLDAELVEMKRCKTNGLCCGAGGAQMFKEPEKGNKDINIERTEEALSFEPKVIATGCPFCNTMMTDGVKHFNKNTEVAVKDIVELLAEAEDL is encoded by the coding sequence ATGGATTTCAATATAAAAACAATGGCAGAATATGCTGCCGAAGGAAAAGCCCCGGAAGTTTTATTTTGGGTTGGATGTGCGGGAAGCTTTGATGACCGTGCTAAAAAAATTACAAAAGCATTTTGCAAGATATTAAATAAAATAGGGGTAGAGTTTGCCGTTTTGGGACAGGAAGAAAGCTGTACCGGAGACCCTGCAAAAAGAGCAGGAAACGAATTCGTTTTCCAGATGATGGCCCTTACGAATATTGAAGTGCTGAACGCTTACGAAGTAAAGAAAATCGTAACAGCTTGTCCACACTGTTTCAATACCCTGAAAAATGAATATCCAAGCTTAGGTGGTCACTTTGATGTAGTACACCATACTCAATTCCTTAAAACCTTAATGGAAGAAGGAAGACTGAAAATAGAAGGAGGAGCATTCAAAGGGAAAAAAATCACTTTCCATGATCCTTGTTACCTCGGACGTGCCAATGACGAATATGAAGCTCCGAGAATTTTGCTTGAGAAGCTGGATGCAGAGCTTGTAGAAATGAAACGTTGCAAGACCAACGGTCTATGCTGTGGAGCAGGAGGAGCACAGATGTTTAAAGAGCCTGAAAAAGGAAATAAAGACATCAATATCGAAAGAACAGAGGAAGCTTTATCTTTTGAACCAAAGGTAATTGCTACAGGATGCCCTTTCTGTAATACCATGATGACAGATGGTGTAAAACATTTTAACAAAAATACCGAAGTTGCCGTAAAAGATATCGTTGAACTTCTTGCTGAAGCAGAAGATTTATAA
- a CDS encoding (Fe-S)-binding protein: protein MQYIGNIIFLILLVAGFGLFAKSLLKIYRNIRLGHEINRNDRKGERWGTMARVAMGQSKMTARPVAGVLHLFVYVGFVIINIELIEIVVDGIFGTHRFLSSILGHTFYSFFTATLEVLALLVVIGVVIFFIRRNFYGVKRLTMKELFGWPKNDANWILIIEFALMMAFFMMNASDFILQSRGVFPEHGSFPISEMTLVPFLEIFNFDSGFLIFTEKGAWWFHFVGILFFMNYLYYSKHLHIILAFPSTWYANLDKKGKFNNLESVTKEIKLMMDPNADPYAAPAEGADADVPSKFGAEDIFDLNQVQLLNAYSCTECGRCTSVCPANITGKKLSPRLILMKTRDRLEEVGRNIDKNGKFVDDGKKLLNDYITKEELWACTTCNACTDACPVLLDPLSIIFEMRRFLVMEQSAAPQELNLMMTNVENNAAPWQYNQADRLNWASEN from the coding sequence ATGCAGTACATCGGTAACATTATTTTCCTGATTTTATTAGTGGCCGGATTTGGTTTGTTTGCCAAAAGCCTTCTAAAGATCTATAGAAATATCAGGTTGGGTCACGAAATCAACAGAAATGACAGAAAAGGAGAACGTTGGGGAACCATGGCTCGTGTAGCAATGGGACAGAGTAAAATGACAGCACGCCCTGTTGCAGGAGTTTTACACCTTTTTGTATATGTAGGTTTTGTGATTATTAATATCGAATTAATAGAAATTGTTGTTGATGGAATATTTGGGACACATCGTTTCTTATCAAGCATTTTAGGACATACATTTTATAGTTTCTTCACTGCAACACTAGAAGTTTTAGCACTTTTGGTAGTGATTGGTGTTGTCATTTTCTTTATTCGTAGAAATTTTTACGGAGTGAAAAGGCTGACAATGAAAGAACTTTTCGGATGGCCGAAAAATGATGCAAACTGGATTCTGATCATTGAATTCGCTCTGATGATGGCTTTCTTTATGATGAATGCTTCAGATTTTATTTTACAATCAAGAGGTGTTTTTCCTGAACATGGAAGCTTCCCGATTAGTGAAATGACATTGGTTCCCTTTTTGGAAATCTTCAATTTTGATAGCGGATTTTTGATTTTTACAGAGAAGGGAGCCTGGTGGTTTCATTTTGTAGGAATCCTTTTCTTCATGAACTATCTTTATTACTCAAAACACTTGCATATTATCCTTGCATTTCCAAGTACATGGTATGCAAACCTTGATAAAAAAGGAAAATTCAATAATCTTGAGTCTGTAACGAAGGAGATCAAATTAATGATGGATCCTAATGCAGATCCTTATGCTGCACCGGCTGAAGGAGCTGATGCTGATGTACCTTCTAAATTTGGTGCTGAGGATATCTTTGACCTGAATCAGGTACAGCTGCTTAACGCTTATTCATGTACAGAATGCGGACGTTGCACTTCCGTTTGTCCGGCAAATATTACCGGTAAAAAACTTTCTCCGAGACTCATCCTGATGAAGACAAGAGACAGGCTTGAAGAAGTAGGAAGAAACATTGATAAAAACGGAAAATTCGTTGATGATGGTAAAAAACTACTAAACGATTATATTACAAAAGAAGAACTTTGGGCTTGTACAACATGTAATGCATGTACAGATGCTTGTCCGGTATTGCTTGATCCACTTTCCATTATTTTTGAAATGAGAAGATTCCTGGTGATGGAACAGTCTGCTGCTCCACAGGAACTGAATCTGATGATGACCAATGTGGAAAACAATGCAGCCCCTTGGCAGTATAATCAGGCTGACCGTCTGAACTGGGCATCGGAAAACTAG
- a CDS encoding MlaD family protein: MKFSKELKAGVITLLAIVGFVVLFQFMKGKSLFTTDNIFYAKYDNVEGLAQSSAVSINGLKVGQVDKIIPLTSKDGKINFVVKITVDNKFEFSKNSSLEIFEPGLMSGKEMRVNLAYGGQTAKDGDTLKGAFKLGTLGSLSSQVGPVKDQLQVVLHRVDSLMANANLLVDAQNRAEIKALLSNLNKTVGALQTTAGSVNSLVGHNDPKLQKVLDDASLTMQSGKVTLDKYGNLAQSIDTKQLNATIANLDATVGKLNQVIGGIDKGEGSLGKLMKDDQLYNNLNSASSNLNTLIEDMKANPKRYINFSVFGKNNKD; this comes from the coding sequence GTGAAGTTCAGTAAAGAATTAAAAGCTGGTGTGATCACACTTCTGGCTATTGTAGGCTTTGTGGTGTTGTTTCAGTTTATGAAAGGGAAAAGCCTTTTTACTACCGATAATATATTTTACGCAAAATATGATAACGTAGAAGGCCTGGCGCAGTCTTCGGCTGTTTCTATCAACGGGTTGAAAGTAGGGCAGGTGGATAAAATTATTCCGCTGACCTCAAAAGACGGAAAAATTAATTTTGTTGTAAAAATTACAGTAGATAACAAATTCGAATTCTCAAAAAATTCATCATTAGAAATCTTTGAACCGGGATTAATGTCCGGTAAAGAAATGAGAGTGAACCTTGCCTACGGAGGCCAGACGGCTAAAGACGGAGATACTCTGAAAGGTGCTTTCAAACTGGGAACGCTTGGAAGTCTTTCTTCTCAGGTAGGTCCGGTAAAAGATCAGCTGCAGGTAGTTCTGCACAGAGTAGACTCTTTAATGGCTAATGCCAATCTGCTTGTTGATGCTCAAAACAGAGCTGAAATAAAAGCTTTATTATCCAATCTTAATAAAACAGTAGGAGCATTACAGACTACTGCCGGAAGTGTAAACAGCCTGGTAGGACACAATGACCCTAAATTGCAGAAAGTATTGGATGATGCAAGCCTTACGATGCAGAGCGGAAAAGTTACCCTGGATAAATACGGAAACCTGGCTCAGAGCATTGATACTAAACAGTTGAATGCAACTATCGCCAATTTGGATGCTACGGTAGGGAAATTGAATCAGGTGATTGGTGGAATAGATAAAGGAGAAGGAAGTTTAGGCAAACTGATGAAAGATGATCAGCTTTACAATAATCTGAACTCAGCTTCTTCCAATCTGAATACATTAATTGAAGATATGAAAGCGAATCCGAAGAGATATATCAATTTCTCGGTTTTCGGTAAAAATAATAAAGACTAA
- a CDS encoding peptidylprolyl isomerase, with protein MAILGQIRSKPWLLMGVIALALLAFLVNPDSIDKVFGKNPDVLGKVNGEKITREEFNDQLFVLQQQADQQGRSKSGLEEQAWQLLVQSKLIKQQFEKLGFEMTDDYFWNQIQYDQMFAQNQQFFDEKGNFKTQELKKEIETLKNTNPEGYNQWLKTKKTIEYRLMARQVFTNISAGITTGKKEAEELMKQRDQLADIDFVKVDYAAYLQKTKINVTTQDLADYIKQHPVMFKAEPSRNIGVVYFPSKPSAADDAATLKEITKLYSGGTDASGGTENFQNTKNDSMFVMANSDAPFNPQYMNPAQLPPTIKDQITAAAIGQTFGPYKEQDVYVVSKLVGKRASDSTLSRHILIAFKGSPAGEGVTRTKEQAKKLADSIGAIVKATPAKFTEFLKLSSDPNSAAQGGSLGWTTPETPFVPEFLAYLASNPKGATGVVETQFGYHIINIEDKKSGSMGYKVANLVKAIKPSDATEAESDKKSRKFIQQVQGKSFNDFVNIAKKGNYQFSNPKAAKRFEGQIQGLGTEKDAEILTWAFDKKRTKGDTELFTVDGTGDKIVVYLNGKQDAGLADPESVRDQIEVVVKNKLAAKQISDKITAAKASSLDQVAKLFAAPKQSAQVNLLNPSVAGAMEPKVAGAAFGVAKGKLSNPVEGGTGVYVLIKKSETVNKQPGDLKQFTESLTQRSSGMFGQAWMKSLQDNADIEDFRIEIWGKLGNQQQ; from the coding sequence ATGGCAATTTTAGGACAGATTAGGAGTAAGCCTTGGCTTTTAATGGGAGTAATAGCCTTAGCGCTTTTGGCGTTCCTGGTGAACCCCGATAGTATCGACAAGGTTTTTGGTAAGAATCCTGACGTTTTAGGAAAAGTAAATGGTGAGAAAATCACCCGCGAAGAGTTCAATGATCAGCTTTTCGTGTTGCAGCAGCAGGCTGATCAGCAAGGACGTTCGAAAAGCGGTCTTGAAGAGCAGGCTTGGCAGTTACTTGTACAATCTAAACTTATCAAACAACAGTTTGAGAAACTAGGCTTTGAAATGACTGATGATTATTTCTGGAACCAAATCCAGTACGATCAGATGTTTGCTCAAAATCAACAGTTCTTTGATGAGAAAGGTAATTTTAAAACTCAAGAGCTTAAAAAAGAAATTGAAACATTAAAAAACACCAATCCTGAAGGGTATAATCAATGGTTGAAAACTAAAAAGACGATTGAGTACAGACTGATGGCAAGACAGGTGTTTACCAATATTTCAGCAGGTATCACTACCGGTAAGAAAGAAGCAGAAGAATTGATGAAGCAGAGAGATCAGCTTGCTGATATCGACTTTGTGAAAGTGGATTATGCAGCGTATCTTCAGAAAACAAAAATCAATGTTACAACACAGGATCTGGCAGATTATATCAAGCAGCACCCTGTAATGTTCAAAGCTGAACCAAGCAGAAATATCGGTGTTGTATATTTTCCGTCAAAACCTAGTGCCGCAGATGATGCAGCAACCTTGAAAGAAATTACAAAATTATATTCAGGAGGTACAGATGCAAGCGGAGGTACTGAAAACTTCCAGAATACGAAAAATGATTCTATGTTTGTAATGGCAAATTCTGATGCGCCATTCAATCCTCAGTATATGAATCCTGCTCAATTGCCGCCAACGATCAAAGATCAGATTACAGCTGCAGCTATAGGTCAGACTTTTGGTCCTTATAAAGAGCAAGACGTTTATGTAGTTTCTAAACTTGTAGGTAAAAGAGCTTCAGATTCTACTTTATCAAGACACATCCTTATTGCATTCAAAGGAAGTCCTGCAGGTGAAGGGGTAACAAGAACTAAGGAGCAGGCTAAGAAATTGGCAGACTCTATTGGTGCTATTGTAAAAGCTACTCCTGCTAAATTTACAGAATTCCTTAAGCTTTCAAGCGATCCGAATTCTGCAGCACAAGGAGGAAGCTTAGGATGGACAACTCCTGAAACACCTTTCGTTCCTGAATTCCTTGCTTACCTTGCAAGCAATCCTAAAGGAGCTACAGGTGTAGTAGAAACACAGTTCGGTTACCATATCATCAATATTGAAGATAAAAAATCAGGATCAATGGGGTATAAAGTTGCTAACCTTGTGAAAGCAATCAAACCTTCAGATGCTACTGAGGCTGAATCAGACAAGAAATCAAGAAAATTCATTCAGCAGGTTCAAGGGAAATCTTTCAACGATTTCGTGAATATTGCTAAAAAAGGAAATTACCAGTTCTCTAATCCAAAAGCGGCAAAAAGATTTGAAGGTCAGATTCAGGGCTTAGGTACTGAAAAAGATGCAGAGATTCTTACTTGGGCTTTCGATAAGAAAAGAACTAAAGGAGATACTGAACTATTTACTGTAGATGGAACAGGCGATAAAATTGTAGTTTATCTGAACGGAAAACAAGATGCAGGTCTTGCTGATCCGGAATCTGTAAGAGATCAGATCGAAGTTGTAGTTAAAAATAAATTGGCGGCAAAACAAATTTCTGATAAGATTACAGCGGCGAAAGCTTCTAGTCTGGATCAGGTTGCTAAATTATTTGCAGCTCCAAAACAGTCTGCTCAGGTAAATCTATTGAATCCTTCAGTAGCGGGTGCTATGGAACCTAAAGTTGCCGGTGCGGCATTCGGTGTTGCAAAAGGTAAGCTTTCTAACCCGGTTGAAGGAGGAACAGGAGTTTATGTTTTGATCAAAAAATCAGAAACGGTAAACAAACAACCTGGAGATCTTAAGCAATTTACAGAGTCTCTTACTCAGAGAAGTTCTGGAATGTTCGGACAGGCTTGGATGAAAAGTCTTCAGGACAATGCAGATATTGAAGATTTTAGAATTGAAATCTGGGGTAAACTTGGAAATCAGCAACAATAA
- the lon gene encoding endopeptidase La, with amino-acid sequence MTEFEDISLEEMISDGFDIVAEEINLSDFAETDKNSEQKIFPILPVRNMVMFPNVVIPITAGRKNSIQLLEEAQKNGDFIGIVSQKNSDMEQPSEKDIYSTGTLAKIIKIIKLPEGNITAITKGFHRFKIKKIIENQPYFRAEISKLKDTRPKNQDEYEALLENIKDLALKIIELDPNIPNAANFAIKNITNNDDLLNFICTNANFSSIAKQKLLEEKNLMTRANQCYEMMHEDFRKLELRSQIHQKTSKDLDKQQREYFLNQQIRTIQEELGGGPESDVEDLIAKAKTKKWSKEVEEHFQKEISRLQRQNPNSPDYNVQRNYLDFFTDLPWETYTKDVFDIAKAEKVLDKAHFGLEDIKKRILEHMAVLKLKNNMKSPILLLVGPPGVGKTSLGKSIADALGRKYVRLSLGGLHDESEIRGHRKTYIGAMAGRILQSIKKSGTSNPVIVLDEIDKIGQGLHGDPSSALLEVLDPEQNKSFYDNFLEMGYDLSKVMFIATANSLSTIQTPLLDRTEIIQIAGYTLEEKIEIAKRHLIKKQQEENGLDAKSFKLGNAELKHIIEAHTSESGVRTLEKRIAAVGRWVALQTALVKEYDPKISLEKVDEILGVPRPKSLSEITGVPGVVTGLAWTSVGGDILYIESILSNGKGSLTMTGNLGTVMKESATIALEYIKAKHDELGIPQEELDKKNVHVHVPEGATPKDGPSAGIAMLTSMVSSFKNKKVKPHLAMTGEITLRGKVLPVGGIKEKLLAATRAGIKDVILCEANRKDVEEIKKDYLKGLNVHYVSRMEEVIDIAIEE; translated from the coding sequence ATGACAGAATTTGAAGATATTAGTTTAGAAGAAATGATCAGCGATGGATTTGATATCGTAGCTGAAGAAATCAATCTTTCCGACTTCGCAGAGACTGATAAAAATTCCGAACAGAAAATATTCCCGATACTTCCCGTAAGAAATATGGTTATGTTCCCTAATGTAGTAATTCCTATTACAGCAGGGAGAAAAAACTCTATACAGCTTCTTGAGGAAGCACAGAAGAACGGAGATTTCATTGGAATTGTAAGCCAGAAAAATTCGGATATGGAACAACCTTCCGAAAAAGATATTTATTCTACCGGTACATTGGCTAAGATCATTAAGATCATCAAGCTTCCGGAAGGCAATATTACAGCTATAACCAAAGGTTTCCACCGATTCAAGATTAAAAAAATCATTGAAAACCAACCTTATTTCCGGGCAGAAATATCAAAATTAAAAGATACACGTCCTAAAAATCAAGACGAATACGAGGCATTACTGGAAAACATCAAAGATCTTGCTTTAAAAATCATTGAACTGGATCCGAATATCCCTAATGCCGCAAATTTTGCGATCAAAAATATTACTAATAATGACGATCTTCTGAATTTCATCTGCACCAATGCTAATTTTTCTTCGATAGCAAAGCAAAAGCTTCTTGAAGAGAAAAATCTGATGACGAGAGCGAATCAATGCTACGAAATGATGCATGAAGATTTCAGAAAACTGGAACTGAGAAGTCAGATTCATCAGAAAACCTCCAAGGATCTTGACAAACAGCAGAGAGAATATTTTCTGAATCAACAGATCAGAACCATCCAGGAAGAATTGGGTGGTGGCCCCGAAAGTGATGTTGAAGATCTTATTGCTAAGGCTAAGACCAAAAAATGGAGTAAGGAAGTAGAGGAACATTTCCAGAAGGAAATCAGCAGACTGCAACGTCAGAATCCTAATTCTCCGGACTATAATGTACAGAGAAATTATCTGGATTTCTTTACGGATCTCCCTTGGGAAACTTATACAAAAGACGTTTTTGATATTGCAAAAGCAGAAAAAGTGCTTGACAAAGCTCACTTTGGGCTGGAAGATATCAAAAAAAGAATCCTGGAGCACATGGCTGTTTTAAAATTAAAAAACAACATGAAGTCTCCGATTCTACTGTTGGTAGGGCCTCCGGGGGTTGGTAAAACATCTTTAGGAAAGTCTATTGCAGATGCTCTAGGAAGAAAATACGTAAGATTATCATTAGGCGGCCTTCATGATGAGAGTGAAATCCGCGGACATAGAAAAACCTATATCGGTGCTATGGCGGGAAGAATTTTACAGTCTATCAAAAAATCCGGCACTTCAAACCCGGTAATTGTTCTTGATGAGATAGATAAAATCGGACAGGGTCTTCATGGGGATCCAAGTTCAGCATTGCTGGAGGTTCTTGATCCTGAACAAAATAAGTCTTTCTATGACAATTTCCTTGAGATGGGTTATGACCTGTCAAAAGTAATGTTTATTGCTACGGCCAATTCTCTTTCAACAATACAGACTCCTCTTTTAGACAGAACGGAGATCATTCAGATTGCCGGTTATACTTTGGAGGAAAAGATTGAGATTGCAAAAAGACACTTAATCAAGAAACAGCAGGAGGAAAATGGTCTGGATGCAAAATCATTCAAACTTGGAAATGCAGAACTTAAGCATATTATAGAAGCCCACACTTCGGAAAGCGGTGTAAGAACTCTGGAGAAAAGAATTGCTGCCGTTGGAAGATGGGTCGCTCTTCAGACGGCTTTGGTAAAAGAATATGATCCAAAAATTTCACTTGAAAAAGTAGATGAAATTCTGGGGGTTCCAAGACCAAAAAGCTTATCTGAAATCACTGGAGTTCCAGGGGTTGTAACAGGTCTTGCCTGGACAAGTGTAGGTGGAGATATTCTTTATATTGAAAGTATTCTAAGCAATGGAAAAGGTTCTTTGACAATGACCGGAAATCTTGGAACAGTGATGAAAGAATCTGCTACTATTGCTCTTGAATATATTAAGGCTAAGCATGACGAACTGGGAATTCCTCAGGAGGAACTGGACAAGAAAAATGTTCACGTACACGTTCCTGAAGGAGCAACTCCTAAGGATGGGCCATCTGCAGGTATTGCAATGCTTACTTCAATGGTTTCTTCTTTTAAAAATAAGAAGGTAAAACCTCACCTTGCGATGACCGGAGAAATCACCTTAAGAGGAAAAGTACTTCCTGTAGGAGGAATCAAAGAAAAACTTCTTGCCGCTACAAGAGCCGGAATTAAAGATGTTATCCTTTGTGAAGCCAACAGAAAAGATGTGGAAGAGATCAAAAAAGATTATTTAAAAGGTCTTAATGTACATTATGTAAGCAGAATGGAAGAAGTCATTGATATCGCCATTGAAGAATAA